The Puniceicoccales bacterium genome has a segment encoding these proteins:
- a CDS encoding beta-hydroxyacyl-ACP dehydratase, whose amino-acid sequence MMDPGAVIPHRPPFLFVDKIIEIGDSYAVGQKTFKEDEFFYKGHYPDYPITPGVILCESVFQVAAFFAINKLGSVSMEEGIPVLARVGEARFRRSVFPGSTVTLRAEFLESMGKFMMMQGAVLQGDKLSVSVKFSMAFTDSK is encoded by the coding sequence ATGATGGATCCTGGAGCTGTGATTCCCCATCGGCCTCCGTTTTTGTTTGTGGACAAAATTATCGAGATTGGAGATAGCTATGCAGTTGGCCAAAAGACATTTAAAGAAGATGAATTTTTTTATAAAGGTCATTATCCAGATTATCCCATAACGCCGGGAGTTATACTGTGTGAGTCAGTATTTCAGGTGGCTGCCTTCTTTGCAATCAACAAATTAGGTTCCGTTTCCATGGAAGAAGGGATACCAGTATTGGCCAGGGTAGGTGAGGCCAGATTTAGGCGAAGTGTTTTTCCGGGTAGCACAGTGACATTGAGAGCGGAATTTTTAGAGTCCATGGGCAAATTCATGATGATGCAAGGGGCGGTTTTGCAGGGAGATAAATTGAGTGTTTCGGTGAAATTTTCGATGGCTTTTACCGACTCGAAATAA